In the Paenibacillus pabuli genome, one interval contains:
- the cimA gene encoding citramalate synthase, with protein sequence MSKAISIFDTTLRDGTQGEGVSLSADDKLKIAKKLDDLGAHYIEGGIPGSNTKDIEFFKRVKELNLNAKVVAFGSTRRKGSIASEDANLKRMIESGAQAATLVGKSWDFHVHTALQTTLEENLSMIYDSIAYLKQNGMEVIFDAEHFFDGFKHNPEYAQAVLTKAHEAGADWLVMCDTNGGTMPHEVYEIVSRLSGILPHAHLGIHTHNDCELAVANTLSAVQAGARQVQGTMNGYGERCGNANLASIIPNLQLKLGYECVSEDSMRQLTNVARYVSEIANVNMPINQPYVGNAAFAHKGGIHVSAILRDSRTYEHIVPELVGNKQRVLVSELAGQSNIVSKAQELGLEFDPSSANSRQIIEKIKDLEHQGYQFEGADASLELLIREANGDMKELFTFESFKMLVEKTAGKSVVSEAFVKLNVGGTSVYTAAEGNGPVNALDNALRKALVQYFPSLANMHLSDYKVRVLDEKDATAAKVRVLIESKNTENTWNTVGVSENVIEASWEALVHSFRYALLQEKLQDEPNVVHTAIHGLSNH encoded by the coding sequence ATGTCAAAGGCCATTTCCATCTTCGATACGACTTTACGTGACGGCACACAAGGGGAGGGTGTCAGTTTATCGGCAGATGACAAGCTTAAAATTGCCAAGAAACTCGACGACCTGGGTGCTCATTATATTGAAGGCGGAATTCCGGGCAGCAACACCAAGGACATTGAGTTTTTCAAAAGAGTAAAAGAATTGAATCTCAATGCCAAGGTCGTTGCTTTTGGCAGCACACGTCGCAAAGGAAGCATTGCCAGCGAAGACGCCAATTTGAAGCGGATGATCGAATCCGGTGCACAGGCAGCAACATTGGTCGGTAAATCATGGGATTTCCACGTTCATACCGCCTTGCAAACCACTTTGGAAGAGAATCTATCCATGATCTATGATTCGATTGCTTATTTGAAGCAGAATGGAATGGAAGTTATTTTTGATGCCGAGCACTTCTTCGACGGATTCAAGCATAATCCGGAGTATGCTCAAGCGGTGTTAACGAAAGCTCATGAAGCTGGTGCAGACTGGCTTGTCATGTGTGATACCAATGGCGGAACCATGCCGCACGAAGTGTACGAGATTGTGTCCAGACTCTCTGGAATTCTCCCTCATGCTCATCTCGGAATTCATACACATAATGACTGTGAACTGGCTGTTGCCAATACGCTTAGCGCTGTACAAGCTGGTGCCAGACAGGTTCAAGGCACGATGAATGGTTATGGAGAACGATGCGGCAATGCCAATCTAGCCTCCATTATCCCGAACCTGCAGCTCAAGCTTGGATATGAATGTGTGTCCGAAGATTCGATGAGACAGCTTACGAACGTAGCCCGCTATGTTAGCGAGATTGCTAATGTGAACATGCCGATTAACCAACCTTATGTTGGTAATGCAGCCTTCGCACATAAAGGCGGCATTCACGTCTCTGCCATTCTGCGCGATTCCCGCACCTACGAACATATCGTGCCTGAACTTGTCGGAAACAAACAGCGTGTACTTGTCTCCGAGTTGGCTGGACAGAGCAACATCGTCTCTAAAGCACAGGAGCTTGGACTGGAGTTCGATCCAAGCAGCGCCAATTCACGCCAGATCATTGAAAAAATCAAAGATCTGGAGCATCAAGGTTATCAGTTTGAAGGCGCAGATGCCTCTCTTGAGCTGCTCATTCGTGAAGCGAACGGAGATATGAAGGAACTATTCACTTTTGAATCATTCAAAATGCTTGTGGAAAAAACAGCCGGCAAGTCCGTTGTCTCCGAAGCATTCGTGAAGCTCAATGTGGGTGGAACAAGCGTCTATACAGCTGCGGAGGGCAACGGTCCGGTCAATGCGCTTGATAATGCTCTTCGGAAAGCACTTGTCCAATACTTCCCTTCACTCGCCAACATGCACCTCTCTGACTATAAAGTTCGTGTACTTGACGAGAAGGATGCCACAGCAGCCAAAGTACGTGTTCTAATTGAATCGAAGAATACGGAAAATACATGGAATACGGTCGGCGTTTCTGAAAACGTCATTGAAGCGAGCTGGGAAGCCCTTGTTCACAGTTTCCGTTATGCCCTGCTTCAGGAAAAATTACAGGATGAGCCGAATGTAGTTCACACAGCCATTCATGGATTAAGCAACCATTAA
- a CDS encoding pseudouridine synthase produces MSDKGKKTQRLDKILSHMGVGTRSELKKMVKQGRILVDGKAVKDSGMQVNPETNVIEADGERIVYRETIYLMLHKPPGVVSATEDARDKTVLDLLRKEDRVFDPFPVGRLDKDTEGLLILTNDGPLAHDLLSPRKHVPKTYEARVLGKVDDEDVERFKAGIQLDDGYEAMPAELTVLHHEETEEGVISSISLIIHEGKFHQVKRMFQAVGKRVVYLKRVAMGDLQLDAELPIGRYRELTADELACLRK; encoded by the coding sequence ATGAGTGACAAGGGAAAGAAGACACAGCGTCTCGATAAAATATTGAGTCACATGGGTGTAGGCACCCGGAGTGAACTTAAGAAAATGGTGAAGCAGGGCAGAATTCTTGTTGATGGCAAAGCTGTGAAAGATAGTGGAATGCAGGTGAATCCAGAGACAAATGTAATTGAAGCCGATGGAGAGCGTATCGTTTACCGTGAAACGATCTATTTGATGCTGCATAAACCTCCGGGTGTTGTGTCAGCAACAGAAGACGCCAGGGATAAAACCGTTCTGGATCTCCTGCGCAAAGAGGACCGGGTATTCGATCCATTCCCTGTAGGGCGACTCGATAAAGATACGGAGGGACTGCTCATTCTGACGAATGACGGTCCGCTTGCGCATGATCTGTTATCCCCGCGCAAGCATGTACCCAAAACATACGAAGCCCGTGTATTGGGGAAAGTGGATGATGAGGATGTTGAGCGCTTCAAAGCTGGCATACAGCTGGATGACGGTTATGAAGCCATGCCAGCCGAGCTGACCGTGCTTCATCATGAGGAGACGGAGGAGGGAGTGATCTCTTCGATCTCTCTCATTATCCACGAGGGTAAGTTCCACCAGGTAAAACGGATGTTCCAGGCCGTAGGCAAACGAGTGGTTTACCTGAAACGGGTAGCCATGGGCGACCTTCAGCTTGATGCAGAGCTTCCGATTGGCAGGTACCGCGAACTAACCGCAGACGAGCTTGCCTGTCTGCGTAAGTAA
- a CDS encoding L,D-transpeptidase family protein, with product MQNTHLRTYVKKHPDNKMAWYLLGKEYVREGQEGKANYCFQQAGEVYEAFERSKAPADIWVDYQNKLVEMGEQKEKKQRIRKMWLTLLMLLVFALVPPADAPGFNRDAAEALTSALAAGDDSVDGPISGDPEAASAPVTNSNVFTAASFGGNHQGETALAAAWSGAGPKVETSAVLGMQSSDKWALWKRNMPVKYIVQTNSSGRLTAQSYDAQQCNCEPPEVSKDIKQLAQAWTAKQESAATLSSAIITYHKKNKTWPKNVNQLAQPFPNNILGETAPGMTDMFPALLTMQQQGKDGAGQQVDQGQDGQSPTLQAGGPFADTLGEELFLQDQLEIVVDKSNHRLALISGNTIIRNYEVGLGGERTPEGTFVITDKVVNPNGRSDGEFGTRGMQLSDTNYAIHGTNEPDSIGLDESLGCVRMSTGDVEELFALAPQGTPVRIGTDLLPETILVPEAKDRYQHTLVPMQNNPNKTYHWLN from the coding sequence ATGCAGAATACTCATCTAAGAACATATGTTAAGAAACACCCTGATAATAAAATGGCCTGGTATTTGCTGGGTAAGGAGTATGTACGTGAAGGTCAGGAAGGCAAGGCCAACTATTGTTTTCAGCAAGCGGGCGAAGTTTACGAAGCATTTGAACGGAGTAAGGCTCCAGCGGACATATGGGTAGATTATCAAAACAAGCTTGTTGAAATGGGAGAACAAAAGGAGAAGAAGCAGCGTATTCGCAAAATGTGGCTGACCCTGCTGATGCTGCTTGTGTTTGCTTTGGTACCGCCTGCTGATGCTCCGGGATTCAATCGTGATGCAGCTGAAGCGTTGACATCCGCTTTGGCAGCCGGGGATGATTCTGTGGATGGCCCAATATCTGGTGATCCCGAAGCTGCATCGGCACCTGTGACCAATTCGAATGTTTTTACAGCAGCGAGCTTCGGGGGCAACCATCAGGGAGAGACTGCGCTGGCTGCTGCATGGTCAGGTGCGGGACCCAAGGTGGAGACTTCAGCTGTCTTGGGCATGCAAAGCTCTGACAAATGGGCGTTATGGAAACGGAATATGCCGGTAAAATATATTGTGCAAACGAATAGCAGCGGCAGATTAACGGCGCAAAGTTACGATGCCCAGCAGTGCAATTGCGAGCCGCCAGAAGTTTCAAAAGACATCAAGCAGCTTGCGCAAGCGTGGACAGCCAAACAAGAATCGGCGGCAACGTTGTCCAGTGCAATAATTACATATCATAAGAAAAACAAAACCTGGCCCAAAAACGTAAATCAGCTTGCGCAGCCTTTTCCCAACAACATTTTGGGTGAGACAGCCCCGGGGATGACAGACATGTTTCCGGCATTACTTACGATGCAGCAACAAGGAAAGGACGGAGCAGGTCAACAGGTTGATCAGGGACAAGACGGGCAATCACCTACGCTGCAAGCGGGTGGTCCTTTTGCAGATACGCTTGGAGAAGAACTCTTTTTGCAGGATCAATTGGAGATTGTGGTCGATAAAAGCAACCACAGACTTGCGCTAATTAGCGGTAATACCATTATCCGAAATTATGAGGTCGGGCTGGGGGGAGAACGAACACCAGAAGGCACTTTTGTCATAACAGACAAGGTCGTGAATCCGAATGGTCGCTCTGACGGTGAATTTGGAACGAGAGGCATGCAGCTTTCGGATACGAATTATGCCATCCATGGGACCAACGAGCCTGACAGTATTGGGCTGGATGAATCCCTTGGATGTGTGAGAATGAGTACTGGGGATGTGGAAGAATTGTTTGCACTTGCACCTCAGGGCACCCCGGTACGCATTGGGACGGATCTGCTGCCAGAGACCATCCTTGTTCCGGAAGCGAAGGATCGCTATCAGCATACGCTTGTTCCGATGCAAAACAATCCAAACAAGACGTATCATTGGCTGAACTAA
- a CDS encoding quinone-dependent dihydroorotate dehydrogenase — protein sequence MLYRSLAKPLLFKMDPEQAHHLIIGGLSGMGSIRPVPSGLRVMYGVRETEDLAVDMFGCHFPTPVGLAAGLDKNGQAVTGFSSIGFGFMEVGTVTPLAQPGNDQPRLFRLPPDEALVNRMGFNNLGAEAMAGELARLKERRIPVAVNIGKNKATPNEEAHLDYAKCIRALYDYADLFVVNISSPNTPDLRNLQHGNELKELLAAVMNEMETQRAKTGGSVKSVLVKIAPDVNDQELEYMVSTIVDSGVAGIIATNTTVNRDGLSHQHAKETGGLSGKPLRDRSTEVIRRIYRQTEGKLPIIGSGGIFTSEDAYEKIKAGASLVEIYTALIYEGPEVNRRIHAGLRELLRKDGYRHISEAVGAEHR from the coding sequence TTGTTATACAGAAGTCTTGCTAAACCCTTGTTGTTCAAAATGGACCCTGAACAGGCCCATCATCTGATTATTGGTGGCCTTAGCGGTATGGGCAGTATTCGCCCGGTGCCTTCTGGCTTGCGTGTGATGTATGGCGTGCGTGAAACGGAAGACCTGGCTGTTGACATGTTTGGCTGTCATTTTCCCACGCCAGTTGGCCTCGCAGCAGGTCTGGACAAAAACGGACAAGCCGTAACTGGGTTCTCATCCATTGGATTCGGGTTCATGGAAGTCGGTACCGTAACACCGCTTGCACAGCCGGGCAATGATCAGCCACGTCTGTTCCGTCTGCCTCCAGATGAAGCTTTGGTCAACCGGATGGGTTTCAACAATCTCGGAGCAGAAGCGATGGCGGGTGAATTGGCGCGTCTGAAGGAACGCCGTATTCCCGTTGCTGTCAACATCGGTAAAAACAAGGCTACACCTAATGAAGAAGCGCACCTGGATTATGCAAAATGTATCCGGGCGTTATATGATTATGCTGATTTGTTCGTCGTGAATATCAGTTCACCAAATACGCCTGATCTGCGTAACCTGCAACATGGGAATGAACTGAAGGAACTGCTTGCAGCGGTGATGAATGAGATGGAAACACAGCGCGCAAAAACAGGTGGTTCGGTCAAATCGGTTCTGGTCAAAATCGCACCGGATGTCAACGACCAGGAGCTTGAATATATGGTCAGTACGATTGTGGACAGCGGCGTTGCCGGGATCATTGCCACTAACACGACAGTTAACCGGGATGGTCTGTCCCATCAGCATGCCAAGGAAACCGGTGGACTCAGCGGCAAACCGCTGCGTGATCGTTCCACCGAGGTTATTCGACGCATCTATCGTCAAACCGAAGGGAAGCTGCCGATTATCGGTTCCGGTGGTATTTTTACAAGCGAAGATGCCTACGAAAAAATTAAAGCCGGAGCAAGTCTGGTGGAAATATACACTGCTCTGATCTATGAAGGCCCAGAGGTTAATCGGCGTATCCATGCCGGATTGCGTGAGTTGCTGCGCAAAGATGGCTATCGTCATATCTCCGAAGCTGTCGGTGCAGAACACAGATAA
- a CDS encoding DNA polymerase IV, with translation MSGDGTRHTNVDRYYPAAGRVILHVDMNAFYCSVHEAEEPELYRGKATAVAGSSEVRKGVIVTCSYTARSKGISTGMVVHQAMKKCPELIVIRPDFHLYRQYSRAFMKIAYSYTPLLEATSIDECYLDITGSKQFGTPMEIAESIQRRIREELGLPCSIGIAPNKLLAKMASDLKKPNGISILRMRDVPQILWHRPCNELFGIGKKTAEKLKKLGIETIGQLAKSDERMLTDVFGINGTWLKNSANGINHSIVQAEREANKSIGHTTTLPADISEMDDVHRVLLNISDQVARRLRKHEMLSQGIQITIRTPDMKTITRSRMMEVPTEDATIIYREACALFAKHWSGGKPVRMLGVTLQNLIPREESAVQLDLFEYEQKPKKENLIRIMDQLRDKFGENAVVTAGMLGDDPSVLLRNHKVRGTSLQKDNLQSLD, from the coding sequence ATGTCTGGGGATGGAACCCGTCACACCAATGTGGATCGATATTATCCTGCCGCCGGAAGAGTCATTTTGCATGTCGACATGAACGCATTTTACTGCTCGGTGCATGAAGCCGAAGAGCCGGAACTCTACAGAGGTAAAGCGACTGCTGTTGCAGGCAGCAGTGAAGTAAGGAAAGGCGTTATTGTAACATGTTCATACACTGCTCGAAGTAAAGGCATCTCAACGGGTATGGTGGTTCATCAGGCAATGAAAAAATGCCCGGAATTGATCGTTATTCGTCCTGATTTTCACTTGTACCGTCAATATTCAAGAGCGTTTATGAAAATAGCCTACAGTTATACACCACTGCTGGAGGCAACTTCGATAGATGAATGTTACCTGGATATCACTGGCTCTAAACAGTTCGGCACACCTATGGAAATTGCGGAGAGCATCCAGCGACGAATTCGGGAAGAACTGGGACTTCCGTGTTCCATTGGCATTGCTCCCAACAAACTGCTGGCGAAGATGGCTTCTGATCTGAAGAAACCTAACGGTATTTCCATTTTACGAATGAGGGATGTACCTCAGATTCTCTGGCATAGACCCTGCAATGAGCTGTTTGGGATTGGCAAAAAGACGGCTGAGAAACTGAAGAAACTGGGCATAGAAACCATTGGGCAGCTTGCAAAATCTGATGAGCGGATGCTGACGGACGTGTTTGGGATTAACGGTACCTGGCTGAAAAATTCAGCGAATGGCATCAATCATTCTATAGTTCAAGCAGAGCGGGAAGCGAATAAATCCATTGGACACACCACGACACTTCCTGCGGATATTAGCGAGATGGACGACGTCCACCGGGTGCTGCTCAACATTAGTGACCAAGTGGCGAGGCGTCTGCGCAAGCACGAGATGCTGAGTCAGGGCATTCAGATTACGATCCGTACACCGGATATGAAAACCATCACGCGATCTCGGATGATGGAAGTGCCAACGGAGGATGCAACGATAATCTACCGGGAAGCCTGCGCTTTATTTGCGAAGCATTGGAGCGGTGGAAAGCCCGTACGAATGCTGGGAGTAACCCTTCAAAATCTGATTCCACGCGAGGAATCAGCCGTACAGCTGGATCTGTTTGAATACGAACAGAAGCCGAAAAAGGAGAATCTGATTCGCATTATGGATCAGCTGCGTGACAAATTTGGGGAGAATGCCGTTGTAACGGCGGGTATGCTCGGGGATGACCCTTCCGTTTTGCTCCGTAATCATAAGGTGAGAGGCACGTCTCTGCAAAAAGATAACTTGCAAAGTCTTGATTGA
- a CDS encoding ferredoxin, with product MSKYTWVEKDTCIACGACGATAPDIYDYDDEGLAEVIFDGDANQGIKAIPDDLFDDMQDACDGCPTDSIKVADEPFNKEG from the coding sequence ATGAGTAAGTACACTTGGGTTGAAAAAGACACATGTATTGCATGTGGTGCTTGCGGAGCAACTGCGCCTGACATTTATGACTATGATGATGAAGGTTTGGCAGAAGTAATTTTTGATGGCGATGCTAACCAAGGAATCAAGGCTATCCCCGATGATTTGTTCGATGATATGCAAGATGCTTGCGATGGTTGCCCAACGGATTCCATCAAAGTAGCGGATGAACCTTTCAACAAAGAAGGCTAA
- a CDS encoding RsmB/NOP family class I SAM-dependent RNA methyltransferase, with protein MAVQLPSIFAERMKNLLGDEFEQFMKSYEQSPHAGLRVNTLKISMEQFDELAPFDLRPIPWCGTGFYVPHGVKPGLHPYYHAGLYYIQEPSAMAPVELLGVLPGDHVLDLCAAPGGKSTQIAVKLQGKGVLVTNDIHSERTKALAKNVELYGVRNAVVLNESPERIAGAFPHYFNKVLIDAPCSGEGMFRKDEDMVKSWEHHSVEKCVLMQRDILETAAKLLAPGGTIVYSTCTFAPEENEAMIAEFLNLNPDFAVNDIPEAAGFAPGRPDWVRQMLPETAEKTSVVLDQTRGTARLWPHLLEGEGHYVAVLQHRAGTSAEPGSSVEDEKETVTKIPEDQAIAVTQPLTKADRKRERLMRTESREQNVRQARGGKHEGKAGRNNERDARKSNRGKGRGTDQMNIDPGTVYQQFIEDHVELELLGETVFYGDRVYQSSVGASRLEGLKVIRPGWFMGTVKNGRFVPSHPLACALNSAEAKRVINLASANGEAVRYLKGETLNIEEARVECAAEAAAKGYALVCVDGYALGWGKWLDGVLKNEYPAGWRWTSV; from the coding sequence ATGGCTGTACAGCTACCTTCAATCTTCGCCGAGCGGATGAAAAACTTGCTCGGAGATGAGTTTGAACAATTTATGAAATCATATGAACAGTCTCCGCATGCGGGACTTCGAGTGAATACGTTGAAAATATCCATGGAGCAATTTGATGAATTGGCTCCTTTTGATTTGCGGCCCATTCCGTGGTGCGGGACGGGCTTTTATGTGCCACATGGTGTAAAACCAGGTCTACATCCGTACTATCATGCAGGTCTATATTACATTCAGGAACCAAGTGCGATGGCTCCGGTTGAACTGCTGGGTGTGCTGCCAGGAGATCATGTGCTGGATTTGTGTGCAGCACCTGGCGGCAAGTCTACCCAGATCGCAGTGAAGCTGCAGGGCAAGGGAGTTCTGGTGACCAATGATATTCATTCCGAACGAACCAAGGCGCTTGCCAAGAATGTGGAGTTGTACGGTGTACGAAACGCTGTGGTGCTGAATGAGTCGCCTGAGCGGATTGCCGGTGCATTTCCGCATTATTTTAATAAGGTGCTCATTGATGCTCCTTGTTCAGGAGAGGGTATGTTCCGTAAAGATGAAGACATGGTCAAGTCATGGGAACATCATTCAGTGGAGAAATGTGTGCTGATGCAGCGGGATATTCTGGAGACAGCTGCGAAGCTGCTCGCTCCGGGGGGAACGATCGTTTATTCCACGTGTACGTTTGCTCCGGAGGAAAATGAGGCCATGATTGCCGAATTCCTGAATCTCAATCCGGACTTTGCTGTCAATGATATTCCGGAAGCAGCCGGGTTCGCCCCCGGAAGACCGGATTGGGTACGCCAGATGCTGCCTGAAACGGCAGAAAAGACGAGTGTTGTGTTGGATCAGACACGTGGTACTGCCAGATTGTGGCCTCACTTGTTGGAAGGAGAGGGGCATTATGTAGCTGTATTGCAGCATCGTGCTGGAACTTCTGCAGAACCAGGCAGCAGCGTTGAAGATGAGAAGGAGACTGTAACCAAAATCCCCGAGGATCAAGCGATTGCTGTCACTCAGCCGCTCACCAAAGCGGATCGAAAACGCGAACGATTGATGAGAACCGAATCGAGAGAACAGAATGTTAGACAAGCTCGAGGCGGCAAACACGAGGGGAAAGCGGGAAGAAATAACGAGCGTGATGCTCGTAAATCCAATCGTGGCAAAGGTCGAGGAACGGATCAGATGAACATTGACCCGGGAACAGTGTATCAACAATTTATTGAAGATCATGTGGAACTCGAGCTCCTTGGAGAAACGGTTTTTTACGGTGACCGAGTATATCAATCGTCTGTTGGTGCATCGCGTCTGGAAGGGCTCAAAGTGATCCGGCCCGGATGGTTTATGGGTACCGTAAAGAACGGAAGATTTGTCCCGTCTCATCCACTGGCTTGTGCGTTGAACAGCGCTGAGGCGAAGAGGGTCATAAACCTGGCTTCTGCGAATGGAGAAGCGGTGAGGTATCTTAAAGGCGAAACGTTGAATATTGAAGAAGCGCGCGTGGAGTGTGCGGCAGAGGCAGCTGCCAAAGGTTACGCTCTGGTATGCGTGGATGGATATGCTCTCGGTTGGGGGAAGTGGCTGGATGGCGTGCTGAAAAATGAGTACCCGGCTGGCTGGAGGTGGACATCCGTATGA
- a CDS encoding TlpA disulfide reductase family protein gives MKRNIYILLGVVLLIGIALAQNADNGIAAVFKQEEPLPTETGPRAGLLAPGFSLKGMDGKTYTAGGAKEKAVFVSFWASWCEPCKEEAPALNTLAAKYKDKLDMYGVNVTPYDKLKDAKAFVEEYKLTFPILLDEDGKAYAKYNGVAFPTNVLIDKNGVIQEVILGILPEKELERKIKKVIN, from the coding sequence ATGAAACGGAATATATACATACTGCTTGGTGTTGTATTGCTGATTGGAATTGCACTGGCTCAAAATGCGGATAATGGAATCGCTGCAGTGTTTAAACAAGAAGAGCCTCTTCCAACAGAAACGGGACCAAGAGCGGGATTGCTGGCTCCGGGATTTTCCCTGAAAGGCATGGATGGAAAAACATATACCGCAGGAGGGGCGAAGGAAAAAGCTGTATTTGTCAGCTTCTGGGCTTCCTGGTGTGAACCCTGCAAGGAGGAGGCGCCTGCACTTAATACCTTGGCGGCCAAGTACAAAGATAAATTGGATATGTATGGGGTCAATGTGACGCCTTACGATAAGCTGAAGGATGCTAAAGCTTTTGTAGAGGAATACAAACTGACGTTCCCTATTTTGCTTGATGAAGACGGGAAGGCATATGCAAAATACAATGGTGTTGCTTTTCCCACCAATGTGCTGATTGACAAAAATGGTGTGATCCAGGAAGTTATACTCGGCATTTTGCCTGAAAAAGAATTGGAACGTAAAATTAAGAAAGTTATCAACTAG
- a CDS encoding GTP pyrophosphokinase → MDGRDWGTFLLPYEQAVEELKVKFKTMRAELKKREEYAPIEFVTGRVKKISSILEKSRRLNVPLDQVETGIEDIAGIRIMCQFVDDIRRVAEYIRGRKDLTVLIEKDYITNFKESGYRSFHMIIEYPVQTALGQKKVLAEIQIRTLAMNFWATIEHSLSYKYRESLPDDMRARLKKTAEAAFVLDNEMSAIRLQILEAQKEFEDDSNIVSKTLSIIHQLYFYHLVNEAIEAQKRFNDCWERHDMEALKDLLDDVKALLNSARKGENPDEQL, encoded by the coding sequence ATGGACGGTAGAGACTGGGGTACATTTTTACTTCCTTATGAACAAGCGGTAGAGGAATTGAAAGTCAAATTCAAGACGATGCGAGCGGAACTGAAGAAACGGGAAGAATACGCCCCGATTGAATTCGTTACCGGTCGTGTCAAAAAAATATCCAGCATTCTGGAGAAATCCAGACGTCTGAATGTGCCACTAGATCAGGTAGAGACGGGAATTGAGGATATTGCGGGAATCCGTATTATGTGTCAATTTGTGGATGATATTCGCAGAGTGGCGGAATACATTCGCGGACGCAAGGACTTAACGGTGTTGATTGAAAAGGATTATATTACGAACTTCAAAGAGAGCGGTTATCGCAGTTTCCATATGATTATTGAATATCCTGTTCAGACGGCTCTGGGACAGAAGAAAGTGCTGGCCGAGATTCAGATCCGGACGCTGGCCATGAACTTCTGGGCTACGATAGAGCACTCGCTGAGCTATAAATATCGGGAAAGTCTGCCGGATGATATGCGGGCAAGACTGAAGAAAACGGCTGAAGCCGCTTTTGTATTGGACAATGAGATGTCAGCCATCCGTCTGCAGATCCTCGAAGCGCAGAAGGAGTTTGAAGATGATTCGAACATCGTCTCCAAGACGCTGTCCATCATACATCAGTTGTATTTCTACCATCTCGTTAATGAGGCCATTGAGGCTCAGAAGCGCTTTAACGACTGTTGGGAGCGTCATGATATGGAAGCGTTGAAAGACTTGTTGGACGATGTGAAGGCACTTCTGAATTCGGCTAGGAAGGGCGAAAACCCCGATGAGCAGCTATGA
- a CDS encoding DUF309 domain-containing protein codes for MSSYEPLYIDYLIYFNRDQDYFECHEVLEELWLEQDRDPFYKGLLQIAVGLYHFRNRNLRGGRMMLQSAVELLEHYSEHTRGIELGQLVEEVKELVRGLTGPGAEDVPYRDLTIRIWDETLTDEFRERSLQLKPNIPQRRSPTRGRIYEEKMKAIQQEPNFDKNQN; via the coding sequence ATGAGCAGCTATGAGCCGCTGTATATAGATTATCTGATCTATTTTAACCGTGATCAGGACTACTTCGAATGTCATGAGGTATTGGAGGAGCTGTGGCTGGAACAGGATCGGGATCCCTTTTATAAAGGGTTGCTGCAGATTGCAGTTGGCTTGTATCATTTCAGAAACCGCAATCTTCGTGGAGGCCGGATGATGTTACAGAGTGCTGTTGAACTGCTGGAGCATTATTCTGAGCACACTCGTGGCATTGAGCTTGGGCAGCTGGTCGAGGAAGTGAAGGAACTGGTCAGAGGTCTGACAGGTCCTGGAGCGGAGGATGTTCCATACAGGGATCTCACGATACGGATCTGGGATGAGACACTGACAGATGAATTTCGGGAACGATCTTTGCAACTGAAACCCAACATTCCACAGCGTCGCAGTCCGACGCGGGGACGCATCTATGAAGAGAAAATGAAAGCAATACAGCAGGAACCCAATTTCGACAAAAATCAGAATTAG
- a CDS encoding thioredoxin family protein, which produces MKSKKKKSASILIFLGIFVVLIAALVVVNQQSKKQMDAVENAYGIAASKLNPATRELLDDPNYQQIILPDDLKSKIENKDSFFVYFFASDCSHCRATTPQLMPLVDEAGIDLPQFNLREFDSGWTDYNIEFTPTLVYYQDGVEKDRMVGGLQENGSDNGYTLDDYRQFFDKYKANSTASAN; this is translated from the coding sequence ATGAAATCGAAGAAAAAGAAAAGTGCCTCAATCCTGATTTTCCTGGGTATTTTCGTGGTCTTGATTGCAGCGCTTGTCGTAGTAAACCAACAGTCCAAGAAACAAATGGACGCTGTGGAGAATGCTTATGGTATTGCAGCTTCCAAGCTTAATCCGGCTACACGCGAATTGCTCGATGATCCTAACTATCAACAGATTATCCTGCCGGATGATCTCAAATCTAAAATTGAAAACAAGGATAGCTTTTTCGTTTATTTCTTCGCCTCTGACTGCTCGCATTGCCGTGCAACTACACCGCAGTTGATGCCGCTGGTAGACGAAGCAGGTATTGATCTGCCACAATTCAATCTGCGTGAGTTCGATTCTGGTTGGACGGATTATAATATCGAATTTACACCTACGCTGGTTTATTATCAAGATGGCGTCGAGAAGGACCGCATGGTGGGCGGACTGCAGGAGAACGGCAGTGACAACGGCTATACCCTCGATGACTACAGACAATTTTTTGACAAGTATAAGGCCAACTCAACGGCTTCGGCAAACTAA